The Chryseolinea soli genome contains a region encoding:
- the nuoL gene encoding NADH-quinone oxidoreductase subunit L, whose product MKELLWLIPALPLAGALTLILAGDKLSRAQAGWVGCGSVGLSAIITLLIGFDFLSSPQPYDQLLWSWMAVEGFHTEFAFHLDALSMVFLFVITFVGTLIHIYSTGFMADDDGFARFFAYLNLFVCAMLILVLADNLLLMYLGWEGVGLCSYLLIGFWYQDEKNGYAARKAFIVTRVGDTSMAIGLFMLFQAFGTLNIQELMTHASQTWQVGAHAAVVIAFLLLGGAVGKSAQLPLQTWLPDAMAGPSPVSALIHAATMVTAGVYLITRTHVIFELAPDAQMAVGIVGAVTLLLAGCSALTQYDLKRVLAYSTISQIGYMFLALGIGAWSAGIFHFMIHAFFKALLFLGAGAVIMLLHHEHDMFKMGGLRKKLPVIYWTFLIGSASLAAIPFVTAGFYSKDQILWLALAGEKGNPVFYVAALGGAFITSVYTFRMVFVTFFGHEHTHVGHDAGRSMTVPLIVLAVLSTIAGFIELPHTFGHVTLFSDFLNPVLPTVALKPELEHLEVLFQAIAAVVALSGVYIAYFFYVKQPELPTVIKRAVPGLHHLWFAGWGFDALYNTLLVRPFVFFSTLNKNDVIDKVYGGMVTFTQYCNGVLVRTQSGMMRWYVMGIVIGAILMLTLGLML is encoded by the coding sequence ATGAAAGAACTACTCTGGCTCATACCGGCATTACCCCTGGCAGGTGCACTCACCCTCATACTCGCCGGCGACAAGCTTTCGCGCGCACAGGCCGGCTGGGTCGGCTGCGGCAGCGTGGGCTTGTCAGCCATCATCACGCTGCTGATCGGGTTCGATTTTCTCTCATCACCCCAGCCCTACGATCAACTGCTCTGGTCTTGGATGGCCGTGGAAGGTTTTCACACCGAATTTGCGTTTCACCTGGACGCCCTCTCAATGGTGTTCTTGTTTGTCATCACCTTTGTGGGCACACTCATCCACATCTACTCCACCGGCTTCATGGCCGACGACGATGGGTTTGCCCGTTTCTTTGCCTATCTCAATTTGTTTGTCTGTGCCATGCTCATTCTCGTGCTGGCCGATAACCTGTTGCTGATGTACCTGGGGTGGGAGGGCGTTGGCCTTTGCAGCTACCTGCTCATCGGCTTCTGGTACCAGGATGAAAAGAACGGCTATGCTGCGCGAAAAGCTTTCATCGTCACGCGCGTGGGCGACACGTCGATGGCGATCGGTTTGTTTATGCTGTTCCAGGCCTTCGGAACATTGAATATACAAGAGCTAATGACCCATGCATCCCAAACCTGGCAGGTTGGGGCTCATGCGGCGGTCGTTATTGCATTTTTGTTGCTAGGTGGAGCTGTGGGCAAATCGGCGCAGCTGCCCTTGCAAACATGGTTGCCCGACGCCATGGCCGGCCCTTCGCCGGTGAGTGCGTTGATCCATGCCGCCACCATGGTAACGGCCGGCGTTTATCTCATAACCCGCACGCATGTGATCTTCGAGTTGGCCCCGGATGCGCAAATGGCGGTTGGCATCGTTGGTGCCGTCACGCTGTTGTTGGCGGGTTGCAGCGCACTGACACAGTACGATTTGAAACGCGTGCTGGCATACTCCACCATCAGCCAGATCGGCTATATGTTTTTGGCTTTGGGCATCGGGGCGTGGTCGGCGGGCATATTCCATTTTATGATCCATGCCTTTTTTAAAGCTTTGCTCTTCTTAGGTGCTGGCGCCGTCATCATGTTGCTGCATCATGAACACGACATGTTTAAGATGGGTGGGTTGCGCAAAAAGCTTCCGGTTATTTATTGGACCTTCTTGATCGGCTCCGCATCCCTTGCTGCCATTCCATTTGTCACCGCGGGCTTCTACAGCAAGGATCAAATTCTCTGGTTGGCGCTGGCAGGTGAAAAGGGAAACCCGGTCTTTTATGTGGCTGCGCTTGGGGGCGCTTTTATTACCTCCGTATACACCTTTCGCATGGTGTTTGTCACCTTCTTTGGTCATGAACATACGCACGTTGGTCATGATGCCGGAAGGTCCATGACGGTGCCCCTGATCGTGCTGGCCGTCCTCTCCACGATAGCCGGATTTATCGAACTGCCCCACACCTTCGGGCACGTCACCTTATTTTCTGATTTCCTGAATCCTGTTCTTCCAACCGTCGCACTAAAACCTGAACTGGAACATTTAGAAGTTCTGTTTCAGGCCATCGCTGCAGTGGTTGCGCTGAGTGGAGTATATATCGCTTACTTCTTTTATGTGAAACAACCCGAATTGCCCACCGTCATCAAGAGGGCAGTGCCCGGCTTGCACCATCTTTGGTTTGCCGGTTGGGGATTCGACGCGCTCTACAACACCTTGCTCGTGCGCCCCTTTGTCTTTTTCTCCACGCTCAACAAGAACGACGTCATCGACAAAGTGTACGGCGGAATGGTGACGTTCACCCAATATTGTAACGGCGTGCTGGTGCGAACGCAAAGCGGCATGATGCGATGGTATGTGATGGGAATTGTTATCGGCGCGATCTTAATGCTAACCCTGGGACTGATGTTATGA
- the nuoH gene encoding NADH-quinone oxidoreductase subunit NuoH, with translation MEKGGLHPMIIVGAVLAALLTIAPGLIWLERRMLALWQDRYGPNRAGPFGVLIVLADTIKLFFKEDWIPPFADKFVFVVAPAIVAITVLMSFVVVPFAPGIIVSNINIGILFFLAMSSMGAYSIILGGWASNNKYSLLGAMRGAAQMISYEVFMGLSLMGVVLMAGSFNLQDIVNAQRGLWFVVPQFLGFVIFFIAGIAETHRLPFDIPESESELVAGFHSEYSGMKFGLFFVGEYLGITLISAVTVALFFGGWLGPAFLPPVVWFALKTFAFIAFFILLRAALPRPRYDQLMEFGWKILFPLTLVNLLATATILLWMES, from the coding sequence ATGGAAAAAGGAGGTTTACACCCCATGATCATTGTCGGCGCGGTGTTGGCAGCATTGCTCACCATCGCGCCCGGCCTCATCTGGCTGGAACGACGCATGCTCGCGTTGTGGCAGGATCGTTATGGCCCCAACCGTGCAGGACCGTTCGGCGTACTGATTGTGCTGGCCGACACCATAAAACTTTTCTTCAAGGAAGATTGGATCCCGCCGTTTGCGGATAAGTTTGTCTTCGTGGTGGCGCCGGCCATCGTGGCCATCACCGTGCTGATGAGTTTTGTCGTGGTGCCGTTCGCGCCGGGCATTATCGTGTCCAACATCAACATCGGTATCCTGTTTTTCCTGGCAATGTCGTCGATGGGGGCGTATAGCATCATCCTCGGTGGATGGGCTTCTAACAACAAGTATTCTTTGCTGGGCGCCATGCGCGGGGCAGCGCAAATGATTTCCTACGAAGTGTTCATGGGCCTCTCGCTCATGGGTGTGGTGTTGATGGCCGGCTCATTCAATCTCCAGGACATCGTGAACGCACAACGCGGACTTTGGTTCGTGGTGCCACAGTTCCTGGGCTTTGTCATCTTTTTTATCGCGGGCATTGCAGAGACGCACCGGCTGCCCTTCGATATCCCGGAATCGGAAAGTGAATTGGTGGCAGGGTTTCACTCGGAATATTCGGGCATGAAGTTCGGATTGTTCTTCGTGGGTGAATATCTCGGCATCACCCTGATATCGGCAGTAACCGTCGCGTTGTTCTTTGGTGGATGGCTGGGGCCGGCATTTTTGCCACCCGTAGTCTGGTTTGCCTTGAAGACCTTTGCGTTCATCGCGTTTTTCATTTTGCTGCGCGCCGCATTGCCGCGCCCGCGCTATGATCAACTGATGGAATTCGGATGGAAGATCTTGTTTCCATTAACCCTGGTGAACCTCCTGGCCACCGCCACCATTTTGTTGTGGATGGAGTCGTGA
- the nuoI gene encoding NADH-quinone oxidoreductase subunit NuoI encodes MFSILRSLWITCMHMFHKRETIQYPEEKVKLTTRWRGRIVLTRDPDMGERCVGCYLCAAACPVDCISLQATEDETGRRYPEFFRINFSRCIFCGYCEEACPTYAIQLIPDFEMGEYNRQNLVYEKKDLLINGEGKYPGYNYYKVAGMAIGGKGKGEAENEEVPVDVKSLLP; translated from the coding sequence ATGTTCAGCATTTTGCGCAGCCTTTGGATCACGTGCATGCACATGTTCCATAAACGTGAGACCATCCAATACCCGGAAGAAAAAGTGAAGCTCACCACCCGCTGGCGAGGGCGCATCGTGCTGACCCGCGATCCCGACATGGGCGAGCGCTGTGTGGGATGCTATCTCTGTGCCGCCGCCTGTCCCGTGGATTGCATTTCCTTGCAAGCTACCGAAGACGAGACCGGCCGCCGCTACCCGGAATTTTTCCGGATCAATTTTTCGCGCTGCATTTTCTGCGGCTACTGCGAAGAAGCTTGCCCGACCTATGCCATCCAACTGATCCCCGATTTTGAAATGGGTGAATACAACCGGCAGAACCTGGTGTATGAAAAGAAGGACCTGCTCATCAATGGAGAAGGAAAATACCCCGGCTACAATTACTATAAAGTGGCCGGCATGGCCATCGGCGGTAAGGGTAAAGGCGAAGCCGAAAATGAAGAAGTTCCTGTGGATGTAAAAAGCTTACTGCCCTGA
- the nuoG gene encoding NADH-quinone oxidoreductase subunit NuoG produces MATLYIDNKPYNPGTGKNLLEVCLSLGFDVPYFCWHPSLGSVGACRQCAVKVYKDADDKKGRIVMSCMEPLTDNQRISIDDVEAKEFREHVIEWLMTNHPHDCAVCDEGGSCHLQDMTVMTGHNYRHYTYKKRTYQNQYLGPFINHEMNRCIQCYRCVRFYKDYAGGKDLDAFASRNQVYFGRHEPGTLESEFSGNLAEVCPTGVFTDKTLKEHYTRKWDLTTAPSICQHCSLGCNTIAGERYGELRSITNRYHGKVNGYFLCDRGRFGYGFVNAAGRIRKPRVNEVETDKQQAIEAVKQAIVGQRVIGIGSPRASLQANFVLKALVGEDRFYHGVSDNTHNLGELVIKILKEGPVRTPSMKEVESADAVLVLGEDLTNTAPMLALSVRQSVRQQPLKHAAASNIASWNDAAAREFIQEEKGPLYIATVHTTKLDDVATKTYRAAPDEIARLGFAVAHFINPAAPGVNNLSEAEVELAQHIAQKLFEAKQPVVISGTSCESEHIVRAAANVAWALHEKNKQTGIVLTLPESNSMGLALMGGHRLHSALDAILNQHADTVIIMENDLYRHGPASMVDEFLKTCRKVIVLDHTQTPTTDKARIVIPAGTFAESDGVLVNNEGRAQRFFQVYEATDVIQESWRWLLTIGAAIDHPRLTKWKNFEDITRALAQEEPLLKGVDHVTPPASFRMAGDQRIPRESHRYSGRTAMNAGINVSEPKPPEDPDSSLSYTMEGYRGLAPSQMIPFFWSPGWNSIQSVNKYQDEVGHSLRDGDPGVRLLEPHGTKATYFIGIPEQFVPRKGHLMAVHLHHIYGSEELSAWSPPVATRIPQPYVLLNPVDAEERNLKADDTFHFDIEDQAYAMPVKISPDMPQGVAGLPYGLAGLPYVELPSWCILKTNMSWKKEVYTP; encoded by the coding sequence ATGGCCACATTATATATAGACAACAAGCCGTATAACCCGGGCACCGGGAAGAATTTGCTGGAGGTGTGCCTGTCGCTGGGATTCGACGTGCCGTACTTTTGCTGGCATCCATCGCTGGGTTCGGTAGGAGCGTGTCGCCAATGCGCGGTGAAGGTGTACAAAGATGCCGATGACAAGAAAGGACGCATCGTCATGTCGTGCATGGAACCGTTGACCGACAATCAGCGCATTTCCATCGATGATGTCGAAGCCAAAGAATTTCGCGAGCACGTCATCGAATGGCTCATGACCAACCACCCGCACGACTGCGCCGTGTGCGACGAGGGCGGGTCCTGTCACCTTCAGGACATGACCGTGATGACCGGACACAACTATCGTCACTACACCTACAAGAAACGGACCTACCAAAATCAATACCTCGGCCCGTTCATCAACCATGAGATGAACCGTTGCATCCAATGTTACCGCTGCGTAAGGTTCTATAAAGACTATGCCGGCGGCAAAGATCTGGACGCCTTTGCCTCGCGCAACCAGGTCTACTTTGGGCGACACGAGCCCGGCACACTTGAAAGCGAATTCAGCGGCAACCTGGCAGAGGTCTGTCCAACGGGCGTGTTCACGGACAAAACCTTAAAAGAACACTATACGCGCAAATGGGATCTCACCACGGCGCCGTCGATTTGCCAGCATTGCAGTCTCGGCTGCAACACCATTGCCGGCGAACGTTATGGCGAATTGCGTTCGATCACCAACCGGTATCACGGAAAAGTGAACGGCTATTTCCTCTGCGACCGCGGCCGGTTTGGCTATGGATTTGTGAATGCAGCGGGTCGCATCCGTAAGCCCAGAGTAAATGAGGTAGAGACGGACAAGCAGCAAGCGATAGAGGCCGTGAAGCAGGCCATCGTCGGTCAGCGTGTGATCGGCATCGGCTCGCCGCGCGCTTCGCTGCAAGCCAATTTTGTGTTGAAAGCCCTGGTGGGAGAGGATCGTTTCTATCACGGTGTTTCCGACAATACCCACAACCTGGGAGAACTTGTCATTAAAATATTGAAAGAAGGTCCGGTGCGCACGCCTTCCATGAAAGAGGTGGAAAGTGCAGACGCCGTTCTTGTCTTGGGCGAAGATCTCACGAACACGGCGCCCATGCTGGCGTTGTCCGTGCGACAAAGTGTGCGTCAACAGCCCTTAAAGCATGCTGCCGCATCAAACATCGCTTCCTGGAACGATGCCGCGGCCCGCGAATTCATCCAGGAAGAAAAAGGTCCGCTATACATTGCCACGGTGCACACCACAAAGCTGGACGACGTGGCCACAAAAACATATCGCGCCGCACCCGATGAGATCGCTCGTCTCGGTTTTGCGGTCGCACACTTTATCAATCCGGCTGCACCGGGTGTGAACAACCTCTCGGAAGCCGAAGTGGAATTGGCGCAACACATTGCGCAAAAACTTTTTGAGGCCAAGCAGCCGGTTGTCATTTCGGGAACGTCGTGTGAAAGTGAGCACATTGTCAGGGCCGCGGCCAATGTGGCCTGGGCCCTGCACGAAAAGAACAAACAGACCGGCATCGTGCTCACGCTGCCCGAGTCAAACTCGATGGGGCTGGCGCTCATGGGCGGCCACCGCCTGCACTCCGCGCTCGACGCCATCCTGAACCAACACGCCGACACCGTGATCATCATGGAAAACGATCTCTACCGGCATGGCCCCGCTTCGATGGTGGACGAATTTTTGAAGACCTGCAGAAAAGTGATCGTATTGGATCATACCCAAACGCCCACGACAGACAAGGCCCGGATTGTGATCCCCGCCGGAACGTTTGCCGAATCCGACGGCGTGCTGGTCAACAACGAAGGCCGCGCGCAACGGTTCTTCCAGGTGTATGAAGCCACCGACGTGATCCAGGAAAGTTGGCGCTGGCTGCTCACTATTGGCGCCGCCATTGACCATCCCAGGCTTACGAAATGGAAAAACTTTGAAGACATCACGCGCGCTCTCGCACAGGAGGAACCGCTGTTGAAAGGCGTAGATCATGTTACGCCTCCGGCATCGTTCCGCATGGCCGGGGACCAACGCATCCCCCGCGAATCGCATCGATACAGCGGACGCACGGCCATGAACGCAGGCATCAACGTGAGTGAACCAAAACCGCCGGAAGATCCGGATTCATCGTTGTCCTATACCATGGAAGGTTATCGTGGACTGGCGCCTTCCCAAATGATCCCCTTCTTCTGGTCGCCGGGTTGGAACTCGATCCAATCCGTTAACAAATACCAGGATGAAGTTGGCCATTCGTTGCGTGATGGCGACCCGGGCGTTCGCTTGCTGGAGCCGCACGGTACGAAGGCGACGTATTTCATTGGTATACCGGAACAATTTGTACCCCGCAAAGGCCATCTGATGGCCGTGCACCTCCATCATATTTACGGATCGGAAGAATTAAGTGCATGGTCGCCGCCGGTGGCCACGCGCATACCCCAACCGTATGTGCTCCTGAACCCCGTGGATGCCGAAGAAAGAAACCTGAAGGCCGACGACACCTTCCACTTCGACATTGAAGACCAGGCTTATGCTATGCCCGTAAAGATCAGTCCCGACATGCCGCAAGGTGTAGCGGGCTTACCCTATGGACTGGCCGGCTTGCCGTATGTTGAGTTACCCTCGTGGTGTATTCTTAAAACAAACATGTCATGGAAAAAGGAGGTTTACACCCCATGA
- the nuoJ gene encoding NADH-quinone oxidoreductase subunit J, which produces MELTFYLASGIAIVATIMVITRYNLIHALLYLVVSFLAVALVFFVLGAPFVAALEVIVYAGAIVVLIIFVIMMLNLKEEAVEEERHWLTRDVFIGPAILSVLLLAELVYIIIQGDTGQIASKAIDAKAVGISLYGPYVIGVELSGILLMAGIVGAYHLGRQKKKVVHRFLEHAEE; this is translated from the coding sequence ATGGAACTTACCTTTTACCTCGCATCGGGAATCGCTATCGTGGCCACCATCATGGTGATCACGCGCTACAACCTGATCCACGCGTTGCTCTACCTGGTCGTTTCCTTTCTGGCCGTGGCCCTGGTATTCTTTGTGTTGGGTGCACCGTTCGTAGCGGCGCTGGAAGTGATCGTGTATGCAGGGGCCATCGTGGTGCTCATCATCTTTGTGATCATGATGCTGAACCTGAAAGAGGAAGCCGTGGAGGAAGAACGCCATTGGCTGACGCGTGATGTTTTTATCGGTCCCGCGATACTTTCGGTTTTACTCCTGGCCGAATTGGTCTACATCATCATACAAGGCGACACGGGTCAGATCGCCTCAAAGGCCATTGACGCAAAGGCCGTGGGCATCTCGCTGTATGGACCCTATGTGATCGGTGTCGAATTGAGCGGCATTCTTCTTATGGCCGGGATCGTCGGCGCCTATCACCTCGGTCGCCAGAAGAAGAAAGTCGTGCACCGGTTTTTAGAACATGCCGAAGAATAA
- the nuoK gene encoding NADH-quinone oxidoreductase subunit NuoK, translated as MKTIPIEAGLLLAGILFVLGLISVLIRRNIIFMLISVEIMLNAAGLAFIVAGSRWAQADGQVMFIFILTMAAAEVSVGLALILQIYHQLKTLDGDAANKMNG; from the coding sequence ATGAAAACCATTCCTATTGAAGCCGGGTTGCTCCTGGCCGGCATATTGTTCGTGTTGGGACTGATCAGCGTGCTGATCCGCCGCAACATCATCTTCATGCTCATCTCCGTCGAGATCATGCTCAACGCAGCAGGCCTGGCCTTCATCGTCGCCGGTTCGCGCTGGGCGCAGGCCGACGGGCAGGTCATGTTCATCTTCATCCTCACTATGGCGGCCGCCGAAGTTTCGGTAGGCCTGGCGTTGATCCTGCAGATCTACCACCAGCTGAAAACACTCGACGGCGACGCAGCAAACAAAATGAACGGATAA